A genomic stretch from Zeimonas sediminis includes:
- the tig gene encoding trigger factor — protein sequence MATQIESTGQLGRKVHMDVPAADVNREVGERLRKLARTLKMPGFRPGKVPMKMVEQSYGPQVHAEVLGDAVSKAFGAAVEEHGLRVAGQPRIEGRDGAGEDILGFTAHFEVYPEVKIGDAATLEVERVRCAVGDAEIDKTIDILRKQRVTWEPAERAAQDDDRVTIDFVGKLDDVAFEGGTASEFPFVLGEGRMLPDFETGVRGMAPGESKTFPVAFPEDYGSKDLAGKTAQFEVTLKKVEAPKLPEVNAEFATQLGVPGGDLEKMRADIRANLEREVGQRVSARTKSNVMDALPKLAEFELPKALVEAESAQLLERAKADLQARGMDLKQLPDIPADTFKEQAERRVRLGLLVAEIVRENDLAAKPDQIRKQIEEFSQAYENPAEVVRYYFSDRNRLAEVEALVVEQNVVDWVLAKAKVTDKDIGFDELMAQQG from the coding sequence ATGGCAACTCAAATCGAATCGACCGGTCAGCTCGGGCGCAAGGTGCACATGGATGTGCCGGCAGCCGACGTCAATCGCGAGGTCGGCGAGCGGCTTCGCAAGCTCGCTCGCACGCTGAAGATGCCGGGCTTCCGCCCCGGCAAGGTCCCGATGAAGATGGTCGAGCAGTCCTACGGCCCGCAGGTGCATGCCGAGGTGCTCGGCGATGCCGTCAGCAAGGCCTTCGGGGCGGCCGTCGAGGAGCACGGCCTGCGCGTGGCCGGCCAGCCGCGCATCGAGGGGCGCGACGGTGCCGGCGAGGACATCCTGGGCTTCACCGCCCACTTCGAGGTCTATCCCGAAGTGAAGATCGGCGATGCGGCCACGCTCGAGGTCGAGCGCGTGCGCTGCGCGGTCGGCGATGCCGAGATCGACAAGACGATCGACATCCTGCGCAAGCAGCGGGTTACCTGGGAGCCGGCCGAGCGCGCTGCCCAGGACGACGATCGGGTCACGATCGACTTCGTCGGCAAGCTCGACGACGTCGCTTTCGAAGGGGGCACCGCTAGCGAGTTCCCGTTCGTGCTCGGCGAGGGCCGCATGTTGCCCGACTTCGAGACCGGCGTGCGCGGCATGGCGCCCGGCGAGTCGAAGACCTTCCCGGTGGCCTTCCCCGAGGACTACGGCTCGAAGGACCTGGCCGGCAAGACCGCGCAGTTCGAGGTCACGCTGAAGAAGGTCGAGGCGCCGAAGTTGCCCGAGGTGAACGCCGAGTTCGCGACGCAGCTGGGCGTGCCCGGCGGCGACCTCGAGAAGATGCGCGCCGACATCCGCGCGAACCTCGAGCGCGAGGTCGGCCAGCGGGTCAGCGCCCGCACCAAGTCCAACGTGATGGACGCGCTGCCCAAGCTCGCCGAGTTCGAGCTGCCGAAGGCGCTGGTCGAGGCCGAGAGCGCCCAGCTGCTCGAGCGCGCCAAGGCCGACCTGCAGGCGCGCGGCATGGACCTCAAGCAGCTGCCCGACATCCCGGCCGACACCTTCAAGGAGCAGGCCGAGCGACGCGTGCGCCTGGGCCTGCTGGTCGCCGAGATCGTTCGCGAGAACGACCTGGCCGCCAAGCCGGACCAGATCCGCAAGCAGATCGAGGAGTTTTCCCAGGCCTACGAGAACCCGGCCGAGGTGGTCCGCTACTACTTCAGCGACCGCAACCGGCTGGCCGAGGTCGAGGCGCTGGTCGTCGAGCAGAACGTCGTCGACTGGGTGCTGGCCAAGGCGAAGGTGACCGACAAGGACATCGGCTTCGACGAGCTGATGGCGCAGCAGGGCTGA
- the clpP gene encoding ATP-dependent Clp endopeptidase proteolytic subunit ClpP translates to MSFNSIVEDLVNAQLATRQAPQGLGMVPIVIEQSGRGERAYDIYSRLLRERVIFLVGPVMDQTANLVVAQLLYLESENPDKDIAFYINSPGGSVSAGLAIYDTMQFIKPQVSTLCMGIAASMGAFLLAAGEKGKRFALPNSRIMIHQPSGGAQGQASDIEIQAREILYLRERLNKILSDKTGQPIERIARDTDRDNFLSAEDAVSYGLIDKVLVNRGESA, encoded by the coding sequence ATGAGCTTCAACAGCATCGTCGAAGACCTGGTCAACGCGCAGCTGGCCACGCGCCAGGCGCCGCAGGGCCTCGGCATGGTGCCGATCGTCATCGAGCAGAGCGGGCGCGGAGAGCGGGCCTACGACATCTACTCGCGCCTGCTGCGCGAGCGGGTCATCTTCCTGGTGGGCCCGGTCATGGACCAGACCGCCAACCTGGTCGTCGCGCAGCTGCTGTACCTCGAGTCCGAGAACCCGGACAAGGACATCGCGTTCTACATCAACTCGCCCGGCGGCTCGGTGTCGGCGGGCCTGGCGATCTACGACACGATGCAGTTCATCAAGCCGCAGGTCAGCACGCTGTGCATGGGCATCGCCGCCAGCATGGGCGCCTTCCTGCTCGCCGCCGGCGAGAAGGGCAAGCGCTTCGCGCTGCCGAACTCGCGGATCATGATCCACCAGCCTTCGGGCGGCGCGCAGGGCCAGGCCTCGGACATCGAGATCCAGGCCCGCGAGATCCTCTACCTGCGCGAGCGGCTCAACAAGATCCTGTCCGACAAGACCGGCCAGCCGATCGAGCGCATCGCCCGCGACACCGACCGCGACAACTTCCTGTCCGCGGAAGATGCGGTAAGCTACGGACTCATCGACAAGGTACTGGTCAACCGGGGCGAATCCGCCTGA